A single genomic interval of Pseudomonadales bacterium harbors:
- a CDS encoding flagellar hook-length control protein FliK, protein MPRLEPPQVSGVQPNVAQPQPPLTEPLLNARVITARPASGGGWILELALDGETIDARSPHPLPGGTRLLLQPLSAGRVRVAQILPPQDGAQVLTQALRSALPVQLPLHEALATLAAAARDAGLPPPLAARLRELLARAPSAQQLASAHGLRSAVLDSGGFLEARLQRLAATRTTGTAHTAATHGAAAARVNGPATAPGQATPSRIASELLASMRRLLRSPRDPSRPADSLLPTAATTLAPPARHGIANDLKAALLGVLAELASTPGAKPAHALQREPTVAAEEAAQAARLIEEILLAVRGALARTRVHQIAAHPDNPHRPDNPPLQAWSVELPIARSGGFDALELRIEDHGTDRDTGDTRQRVWQVQLRLQLEELGTLHARLVLNGERLATTLWLADPQALARARAALAELGDLLRAQGVEVTRLDCLEGAPAAAPSATRLLEVRT, encoded by the coding sequence ATGCCGCGCCTCGAACCGCCGCAGGTCAGCGGCGTGCAGCCGAATGTTGCGCAGCCGCAGCCACCGTTGACGGAGCCGCTGCTGAATGCACGGGTGATCACCGCACGTCCTGCCAGCGGTGGCGGCTGGATCCTCGAACTCGCGCTCGACGGCGAAACCATCGATGCCCGCAGCCCGCACCCGCTGCCCGGCGGTACGCGCCTGTTGCTGCAGCCACTGTCTGCCGGGCGTGTCCGTGTCGCGCAGATTCTGCCTCCCCAGGACGGGGCCCAGGTGCTCACGCAGGCGCTGCGCAGCGCCCTGCCGGTGCAGTTGCCGCTGCACGAGGCGCTTGCGACGCTGGCCGCCGCAGCCAGGGATGCCGGCCTGCCGCCACCGCTTGCAGCTCGCCTGCGCGAACTGCTGGCGCGTGCTCCATCCGCACAGCAGCTCGCTTCCGCCCACGGGCTGCGCAGCGCAGTTCTCGACAGCGGTGGATTCCTCGAAGCACGCCTGCAGCGACTGGCGGCCACCCGCACGACGGGTACTGCCCACACCGCAGCAACGCACGGCGCGGCTGCTGCCCGGGTCAATGGCCCGGCCACTGCACCGGGACAAGCGACGCCATCGCGTATCGCGAGCGAACTGCTGGCGTCCATGCGCCGGCTGTTGCGAAGCCCCCGCGATCCATCACGCCCGGCAGACTCACTGCTGCCGACTGCAGCAACCACGCTCGCCCCCCCGGCCCGCCACGGCATCGCCAACGACCTGAAGGCAGCCCTGCTCGGCGTGCTGGCCGAACTCGCCAGCACGCCAGGCGCAAAGCCCGCACACGCGCTGCAACGCGAGCCGACAGTCGCTGCCGAAGAGGCGGCGCAGGCTGCAAGGCTGATCGAGGAAATCCTGCTTGCCGTGCGCGGTGCACTGGCGCGTACACGCGTGCACCAGATCGCGGCCCACCCCGACAACCCGCACCGGCCGGACAATCCGCCGCTGCAGGCGTGGAGCGTGGAACTCCCGATCGCGCGCAGCGGCGGTTTCGATGCGCTGGAACTGCGCATCGAGGACCACGGCACGGACCGCGACACGGGCGACACCCGGCAACGCGTCTGGCAGGTGCAGTTGCGTCTGCAACTCGAGGAACTCGGCACGCTGCACGCGCGGCTGGTGCTGAACGGCGAGCGCCTGGCGACCACGCTGTGGCTTGCCGACCCGCAGGCGCTGGCGCGAGCGCGGGCCGCACTCGCCGAGCTCGGCGACTTGCTGCGCGCCCAAGGGGTGGAGGTCACCCGCCTGGATTGCCTGGAGGGTGCCCCTGCGGCTGCCCCGTCGGCAACGCGCCTGCTCGAGGTCAGGACCTGA
- a CDS encoding EscU/YscU/HrcU family type III secretion system export apparatus switch protein — protein sequence MSTAQQGVRRAIALEYDGANAPRISALGHDALAEQIIAIAREHGVPMLENAELAGLLAQLDPGDEIPATLYRCVAQIIAFAYRLRGRLPPGWQPGDEAGRSDDGAWFTEP from the coding sequence ATGAGCACTGCGCAGCAGGGTGTGCGGCGTGCCATCGCGCTCGAATACGACGGTGCGAACGCACCGCGCATCAGCGCACTGGGTCATGACGCACTGGCCGAGCAGATCATCGCGATCGCCCGTGAACACGGCGTGCCGATGCTGGAGAATGCGGAGCTCGCCGGCTTGCTCGCACAGCTCGATCCGGGCGACGAAATTCCCGCGACGCTCTACCGTTGCGTGGCACAGATCATCGCGTTTGCGTACCGACTGCGTGGGCGCTTGCCACCAGGCTGGCAGCCCGGCGACGAAGCCGGCAGATCAGACGACGGCGCGTGGTTCACCGAGCCGTGA
- a CDS encoding ParA family protein, with product MEIWAVANQKGGVGKTTTVVCCAGLLGEAGRRVLMIDLDPQGSLTAYFRHDGTRLARGTFELFREPRPPTAAALAAGLLPSALPEVMLWPAMPGLATVERQFRSEEGVGLRLARALATLGTRFDHVLIDTPPVLGVLLINALAASQRLVLPVQTDYLAIKGLERMAHTLGMVARARRRELQWTVVPTMYDADSEAATRGLRALVRTFGDRVGDAVVPLDNVFREASLRGAFPSLLAPASRGVLAYAALLRGLGVEMRPEPARGLGS from the coding sequence TTGGAGATATGGGCAGTAGCGAACCAGAAGGGTGGCGTCGGCAAGACGACCACTGTCGTCTGCTGTGCGGGTCTGCTCGGCGAAGCGGGGCGGCGGGTGCTGATGATCGACCTCGATCCGCAGGGCTCGCTGACGGCCTATTTTCGCCATGACGGCACGCGCCTGGCGCGCGGGACCTTCGAACTCTTCCGCGAACCACGTCCGCCGACAGCGGCGGCGCTTGCCGCCGGGTTGTTGCCGAGCGCGTTGCCCGAGGTGATGCTCTGGCCGGCCATGCCGGGGCTGGCCACCGTGGAGCGCCAGTTCCGCTCCGAAGAAGGGGTGGGGCTGCGTCTGGCGCGAGCGCTGGCCACGCTCGGCACGCGCTTCGATCATGTGTTGATCGATACTCCTCCGGTGCTGGGCGTGTTGCTGATCAATGCACTTGCGGCCAGCCAGCGACTGGTGTTGCCGGTGCAGACCGACTATCTCGCGATCAAGGGGCTCGAACGCATGGCGCACACGCTCGGCATGGTGGCACGGGCACGCCGGCGCGAGCTGCAATGGACCGTGGTCCCGACGATGTACGACGCCGACAGTGAGGCGGCCACACGGGGGCTGCGTGCGCTGGTGCGCACCTTTGGCGATCGGGTTGGCGATGCCGTGGTACCACTCGACAACGTGTTTCGCGAAGCCAGCCTGCGCGGCGCCTTTCCCTCGTTGCTGGCACCGGCAAGCCGCGGGGTGCTCGCCTATGCGGCGCTGCTGCGTGGTCTGGGTGTCGAGATGCGCCCGGAACCTGCGCGAGGACTGGGTTCCTGA
- the motD gene encoding flagellar motor protein MotD, translated as MARRVIREDAISHERWMVSYADFLTLLLAFFIVMYSVSHRDESKFRVLSQTLTKAFNIPPTSIVPIQVGEPVAAVMPGVVSDATQAPEQQPQSGRSEEQGPRATTSEPQLPEEFRRISQRVEEEFAGLVASGQLSVHGTEEWLEIELKSSLLFASGEASIGTHARPILQQLADAVRASALPIRVEGFTDDRPIATGTFPSNWELSAARAATIVKLFTEFGIAPGRLAAIGYGEFQPVASNATEAGRADNRRVVLMLSRNARLRPELPRIRPQASDPTAVPPPTANAGSGSDAATVRQPGGEGVILTTGAAGRDATVTGPAATNPR; from the coding sequence ATGGCACGACGCGTGATTCGCGAGGACGCAATCAGCCACGAGCGCTGGATGGTGTCGTATGCGGATTTCCTCACGTTGCTGCTGGCATTCTTCATCGTGATGTACTCGGTATCGCACCGTGACGAGAGCAAGTTCCGCGTGCTCTCGCAGACCCTGACGAAGGCTTTCAACATACCACCGACCAGCATCGTTCCCATCCAGGTCGGTGAGCCGGTTGCAGCGGTGATGCCCGGTGTGGTCAGCGACGCGACGCAGGCACCCGAGCAGCAGCCGCAGTCCGGGCGCAGCGAGGAGCAGGGGCCGCGTGCAACCACGTCCGAGCCGCAACTCCCCGAGGAGTTCCGGCGCATTTCGCAGCGCGTGGAGGAGGAGTTTGCCGGTCTGGTCGCCAGCGGTCAGCTGTCGGTACACGGTACCGAGGAGTGGCTGGAGATCGAGCTCAAGTCGAGCCTGCTGTTCGCCAGCGGCGAGGCATCGATAGGCACGCACGCGCGCCCGATCCTGCAACAACTGGCCGACGCGGTGCGTGCCAGCGCGTTGCCGATCCGCGTCGAGGGCTTCACCGATGACCGGCCGATCGCCACCGGCACGTTTCCCTCGAACTGGGAGCTGTCGGCGGCACGCGCCGCGACCATCGTCAAGCTGTTCACCGAATTCGGCATTGCACCGGGGCGACTGGCAGCGATCGGATACGGCGAATTCCAGCCGGTGGCCAGCAACGCGACCGAGGCAGGGCGTGCCGATAACCGGCGGGTGGTGTTGATGCTGTCGCGCAACGCGCGGCTGCGCCCGGAGTTGCCGCGCATTCGTCCGCAGGCGTCCGATCCGACTGCGGTACCACCGCCGACTGCAAACGCCGGTAGCGGATCCGATGCGGCCACGGTTCGCCAGCCGGGGGGCGAAGGCGTTATCCTCACGACCGGTGCTGCGGGTCGGGATGCGACCGTGACGGGGCCTGCGGCCACGAACCCGCGTTGA
- a CDS encoding flagellar motor protein, which translates to MDVLSLAGIALGFFAVVGGNFLEGGELSSLVNLPAAVLVFGGTVGAGLLQMPLNALQRALTMLRWVFIPPRQRFADGVARMVRWATTARREGLLGLETVAELEKDAFARKGLQLLVDGSEPETIRTVLESESWLREQRDVDAAKFYESMGGYAPTIGIIGAVVGLIHVMGNLEDPGRVGPGIAVAFVATIYGVALANLFFLPIASKLRSCVREAAQYREMIIEGIIAIADGENPRSIEMRLTGYLG; encoded by the coding sequence ATGGACGTGCTGAGCCTGGCTGGAATCGCGTTGGGATTCTTCGCGGTGGTCGGTGGCAATTTCCTCGAGGGTGGCGAGTTGTCCTCGCTGGTGAACCTGCCCGCTGCGGTACTGGTGTTCGGTGGCACCGTCGGTGCCGGTCTGCTGCAGATGCCGCTGAACGCCCTGCAACGCGCGCTCACGATGCTGCGCTGGGTGTTCATCCCGCCGCGCCAGCGTTTTGCCGACGGTGTGGCGCGGATGGTGCGCTGGGCGACGACGGCACGCCGGGAGGGGCTGCTGGGACTGGAGACGGTGGCAGAACTCGAGAAGGATGCATTCGCGCGCAAGGGCCTGCAGTTGCTGGTCGACGGCAGCGAGCCCGAGACGATCCGTACCGTGCTGGAGAGCGAGTCGTGGCTGCGCGAGCAGCGCGACGTGGATGCTGCGAAGTTCTACGAAAGCATGGGTGGCTACGCTCCGACGATCGGGATCATCGGCGCGGTGGTCGGGCTGATTCACGTGATGGGCAACCTCGAGGATCCGGGGCGCGTGGGCCCCGGTATCGCGGTGGCCTTCGTGGCCACGATCTACGGGGTGGCGCTGGCGAATCTGTTTTTTCTGCCGATCGCGAGCAAGCTGCGCAGTTGCGTGCGCGAGGCGGCACAGTACCGCGAGATGATCATCGAGGGCATCATCGCGATCGCCGATGGCGAGAATCCGCGGTCGATCGAGATGCGCCTGACGGGTTACCTGGGCTAG
- a CDS encoding RNA polymerase sigma factor FliA, whose product MYKTGATGPDELITRHAPLVRRIAYHLLGRLPASVSVEDLMQAGMIGLLEAAGSFEAGRGASFETFAGIRIRGAMIDEIRRGDWAPRSVHRNARRVATAIRAVEARSGGDAGDAAIARELGVGLTEYHGLLQDTLGCRLFSLDELLDDTQGERAQPVGADDDPAEQVVRERTAAAVAAAIERLPERERLALSLYYGEELNLKEIGLVLEVSESRVSQILSQATQRLRVRFAGSTT is encoded by the coding sequence ATGTACAAGACGGGGGCGACGGGGCCTGATGAACTGATCACCCGCCATGCGCCGCTGGTACGGCGCATCGCCTACCATCTGCTGGGTCGGCTGCCGGCATCGGTGAGCGTGGAGGACCTGATGCAGGCAGGAATGATCGGGCTGCTGGAGGCCGCTGGCAGTTTCGAGGCCGGGCGCGGTGCGAGCTTCGAGACCTTTGCGGGCATCCGCATACGCGGTGCGATGATCGATGAAATCAGGCGTGGAGACTGGGCGCCGCGCTCGGTGCACCGCAACGCGCGGCGGGTGGCCACGGCGATCCGCGCGGTCGAGGCACGCAGTGGGGGCGACGCCGGCGATGCAGCGATCGCGCGCGAACTGGGAGTCGGACTCACGGAGTATCACGGGTTGCTGCAGGACACGCTCGGTTGCCGGCTGTTCAGCCTCGATGAACTGCTGGACGACACGCAGGGAGAACGTGCTCAGCCTGTGGGGGCAGACGACGATCCGGCCGAGCAGGTCGTGCGGGAACGCACGGCTGCCGCGGTGGCTGCGGCGATCGAACGACTGCCCGAACGCGAACGCCTGGCGTTGTCGCTCTATTACGGCGAGGAACTGAACCTGAAGGAGATCGGACTGGTGCTGGAAGTGAGCGAGTCGCGAGTCAGCCAGATCCTGAGCCAGGCGACGCAGCGCCTGCGCGTGCGTTTCGCCGGGAGCACCACATGA
- a CDS encoding MinD/ParA family protein has product MTPAQESGRPAQVIAVTGGKGGVGKTSVSINLAIALAELGRRVVLLDADLGLANVDVLLGLRPRHTLAEVLAGTCTLEQILLDGPGGIRIIPASSGTQSMVSLHPREHAGLIHAFSDIADTLDVLIIDTAAGIAESVVSFVRAAQECIVVACDEPSSLADAYALIKLLHRDHAMERFRLLGNMVRSPQEGAALYTKLAQVCERFLDVALLDAGFIPHDDLVRRCIQRQRPVLTGAPRSRAAQAFRELAQRVDRWPVPSGPSGHLQFFVEQLLVPATC; this is encoded by the coding sequence ATGACACCGGCGCAGGAATCCGGTCGACCGGCGCAGGTCATCGCCGTGACCGGAGGCAAGGGAGGCGTCGGCAAGACCAGCGTGTCGATCAATCTCGCGATTGCGCTGGCGGAACTCGGCCGGCGGGTGGTGCTGCTCGATGCGGACCTCGGACTCGCGAACGTCGACGTGCTGCTCGGATTGCGCCCGCGCCACACGCTGGCCGAGGTGCTGGCCGGTACCTGCACGCTCGAACAGATCCTGCTCGACGGTCCCGGCGGAATCCGCATCATTCCGGCTTCATCCGGTACGCAGTCGATGGTTTCGTTGCACCCGCGCGAGCATGCAGGCCTGATCCACGCGTTCAGTGATATTGCGGATACGCTCGACGTGCTGATCATCGACACGGCAGCGGGCATTGCCGAGTCGGTGGTGAGCTTCGTGCGCGCGGCGCAGGAGTGCATCGTGGTTGCCTGCGATGAGCCGTCCTCGCTGGCCGACGCGTATGCCCTGATCAAGCTGCTGCACCGCGATCACGCCATGGAGCGCTTTCGCCTGCTCGGCAACATGGTGCGCAGCCCGCAGGAAGGCGCCGCGCTGTACACCAAACTGGCACAGGTGTGCGAGCGCTTCCTCGACGTGGCGCTGCTCGACGCCGGTTTCATCCCGCACGACGATCTGGTGCGCAGGTGCATCCAGCGTCAGCGTCCGGTGCTGACCGGAGCACCGCGCTCGCGCGCGGCGCAGGCGTTTCGTGAACTCGCACAGCGCGTCGATCGCTGGCCGGTGCCGTCGGGTCCGAGCGGACACCTGCAGTTCTTCGTCGAACAGTTGTTGGTGCCCGCGACGTGCTGA
- the flhF gene encoding flagellar biosynthesis protein FlhF — translation MELKRIVGPDAKTALRLVREQLGPDAMILSNRRVLGGVEIVAAPEMQSALAATRADGVPVLSPADRVEARAAVGAESPAAWQLQELQSELRSMRALLDQSLAEIRGARTAFGPGVEGSIWRRLTQLGIPNVMVRELVAQSGPGLDEETAWTLTLERIAAGLGGIGDSVVQEGVWACAGPTGAGKTTTVCKLAVRHALEHGTQGLVLLSMDGSRIGGADMLRTVARLLGVPFRAARAGESLDDLLHEFPEARLVLVDTAGLSRGSAPVAARISELGELSARVSTLLVLPATAQYACLEAAMRDYGACRPVAAVVTRLDEATSLGEIIGVLWRARLPLAYTSDGPEIPADLHVGTGNELVAHAVKLDPDTGSAPGERHAALAAGRFDPGAEGFDAARISR, via the coding sequence GTGGAACTCAAGAGGATCGTGGGACCCGATGCGAAGACCGCGCTGCGGCTGGTGCGCGAGCAACTCGGCCCGGACGCGATGATCCTGTCGAACCGCCGGGTCCTTGGCGGTGTGGAGATCGTCGCGGCGCCGGAGATGCAGTCAGCGCTTGCCGCGACACGAGCCGACGGTGTCCCCGTCCTGTCGCCGGCGGATCGGGTCGAGGCACGGGCTGCGGTGGGAGCCGAGAGCCCGGCGGCGTGGCAACTGCAGGAACTGCAATCCGAGCTGCGCAGCATGCGTGCACTGCTCGATCAGAGCCTGGCCGAGATCCGGGGCGCGCGCACGGCATTCGGTCCCGGCGTCGAAGGGAGCATCTGGCGACGCCTCACGCAACTCGGCATTCCGAACGTCATGGTGCGCGAACTGGTCGCACAATCCGGTCCGGGGCTGGACGAGGAGACTGCCTGGACCCTCACGCTGGAGCGCATTGCCGCCGGTCTCGGTGGAATCGGCGATTCGGTCGTCCAGGAGGGTGTCTGGGCATGTGCGGGTCCCACCGGTGCCGGCAAGACGACGACGGTATGCAAGCTCGCGGTGCGTCACGCACTCGAGCACGGCACCCAGGGGCTGGTGCTGCTCAGCATGGACGGCTCGCGCATCGGTGGTGCCGACATGCTGCGCACGGTCGCTCGCCTGCTCGGCGTACCGTTTCGTGCCGCGCGTGCCGGCGAGTCGCTGGATGATCTGTTGCACGAGTTTCCCGAGGCGCGACTGGTACTGGTCGATACGGCGGGTTTGTCTCGTGGTTCGGCACCCGTGGCGGCACGGATCAGCGAGCTGGGAGAGCTGTCGGCACGGGTCTCGACGCTGCTGGTGCTGCCGGCAACCGCACAGTACGCGTGCCTCGAGGCAGCGATGCGTGACTACGGCGCGTGTCGGCCGGTCGCCGCAGTGGTCACGCGGCTCGACGAGGCCACCAGCCTCGGTGAGATCATCGGCGTGCTGTGGCGCGCGCGCCTGCCGCTGGCCTACACCAGCGACGGGCCGGAGATTCCGGCCGACCTGCACGTGGGCACGGGCAATGAACTGGTCGCACACGCCGTGAAACTCGATCCGGATACCGGATCTGCGCCGGGGGAGAGGCACGCCGCGCTGGCTGCGGGTCGTTTCGACCCGGGTGCAGAAGGCTTCGATGCGGCTAGAATCAGCAGATGA
- the flhA gene encoding flagellar biosynthesis protein FlhA: MLPRRIDRAGVGRQLDALARSSLGIPLLLLLVLAMMTLPVPPLLLDALFSFNIALSLVVLLVAVYALRPLDFSVFPTILLVTTLLRLALNVASTRVVLLAGHTGTDAAGHVIEAFGKVVIGGNYVVGMVVFLILIIINFVVVTKGAGRISEVSARFTLDAMPGKQMGIDADLNAGLINQDEARRRREEVAQEADFYGAMDGASKFVRGDAVAGVLILAINLLGGLAIGVLQHDMGFADAMQVYSLLTIGDGLVAQIPSLLLSTTAAIMVTRVNAARDMGELVLGQMFDSPRALAVAAVLLAVMGLVPGMPHLAFGGLGAIAGAAAWLIHRRQRMHASTAPAADVPLVASEAPVELGWDDVASVDVIGLEVGYRLIPMVDKTQGGSLLGRIKGVRKKLSQEMGFLVPAVHIRDNLELLPNGYRILLMGVPMGQAEVFPERELAIDPGQVFGRIEGTPCRDPAFGLEAVWIDRSQHERAQTLGYTVVDASTVVATHLNQVLLEHIDELIGHEEAEQLLQKLAKLSAKLAEELVPGSLTLNGLLGVLKTLLAEGVPIRDIRSIAEAIVAQAPRSKEPAALAAAARVALSRTIVQQLAGGAESLPVITLEPQMEQVLMKSLQRSGAVGVETDDIVLEPGLAERLQRAMAEAVQRQEAQGKTPVLLVPAPLRQVLARFVRHTSRAAKVLSYQEIPGNRQVTIEATVG, translated from the coding sequence ATGCTGCCGCGCCGTATCGATCGCGCCGGCGTGGGTCGGCAACTGGATGCACTGGCACGCAGCAGCCTCGGCATTCCGCTGCTGTTGCTGCTGGTGCTGGCAATGATGACGCTGCCCGTGCCGCCGTTGCTGCTCGATGCGCTGTTCTCGTTCAACATCGCGCTGTCACTGGTCGTGTTGCTGGTGGCGGTCTACGCGCTGCGCCCGCTGGATTTCTCGGTGTTTCCGACCATCCTGCTGGTGACCACGTTGCTGCGCCTGGCGCTGAACGTGGCATCGACGCGCGTCGTGCTGCTCGCCGGCCATACCGGTACCGATGCGGCCGGGCACGTGATCGAGGCCTTCGGCAAGGTGGTGATCGGTGGCAACTACGTCGTCGGCATGGTGGTGTTCCTGATCCTGATCATCATCAACTTCGTGGTGGTGACCAAGGGTGCCGGGCGGATATCCGAGGTCAGCGCGCGCTTCACCCTCGATGCGATGCCTGGCAAGCAGATGGGCATCGACGCCGACCTGAATGCCGGCCTGATCAACCAGGACGAGGCGCGGCGACGCCGCGAGGAAGTGGCGCAGGAAGCGGACTTCTACGGTGCGATGGACGGTGCCAGCAAGTTCGTGCGTGGCGACGCGGTGGCCGGGGTGCTGATCCTCGCGATCAATCTGCTCGGTGGGCTCGCGATCGGCGTGCTGCAGCACGATATGGGCTTTGCCGATGCGATGCAGGTCTACTCGTTGCTGACGATCGGTGACGGATTGGTGGCGCAGATCCCCTCGCTGCTGCTGTCGACCACGGCGGCGATCATGGTCACGCGTGTCAACGCCGCGCGTGACATGGGCGAACTGGTGCTCGGGCAGATGTTCGACTCCCCGCGCGCGCTCGCCGTGGCGGCCGTACTGCTGGCCGTGATGGGTCTGGTGCCCGGAATGCCACACCTCGCGTTCGGCGGACTCGGGGCGATCGCCGGTGCCGCGGCGTGGCTGATCCACCGTCGCCAGCGTATGCACGCAAGCACGGCGCCTGCCGCCGACGTGCCGCTGGTGGCGAGCGAGGCGCCGGTCGAGCTCGGTTGGGACGATGTTGCCTCGGTCGACGTGATCGGGCTCGAGGTCGGCTACCGGCTGATTCCGATGGTCGACAAGACGCAAGGTGGCTCGCTGCTCGGGCGCATCAAGGGCGTACGCAAGAAGTTGTCGCAGGAAATGGGGTTCCTGGTGCCGGCGGTTCACATTCGCGACAACCTCGAGCTGCTGCCGAACGGCTACCGCATCCTGTTGATGGGTGTTCCGATGGGCCAGGCCGAGGTATTCCCCGAACGCGAGCTGGCGATCGACCCCGGGCAAGTGTTCGGCCGCATCGAGGGTACGCCGTGCCGCGACCCGGCGTTCGGACTCGAGGCGGTGTGGATCGATCGCAGCCAGCACGAGCGGGCACAGACGCTCGGCTATACCGTCGTCGACGCGAGCACCGTGGTCGCAACGCACCTGAACCAGGTACTCCTCGAGCACATCGACGAGCTGATCGGTCACGAAGAGGCCGAGCAACTGCTGCAGAAGCTCGCGAAGCTCTCGGCCAAGCTGGCAGAGGAGCTGGTTCCGGGCAGCCTGACGCTGAACGGTTTGCTCGGTGTGCTGAAGACCCTGCTCGCCGAAGGCGTGCCGATCCGCGACATTCGCAGCATCGCCGAGGCGATCGTGGCGCAGGCGCCGCGCAGCAAGGAGCCGGCCGCGCTCGCAGCGGCTGCGCGGGTCGCGCTGTCGCGCACGATCGTGCAGCAGCTCGCTGGTGGCGCGGAGAGTCTGCCGGTGATCACGCTGGAGCCGCAGATGGAGCAGGTCCTGATGAAGTCGCTGCAGCGTAGTGGTGCCGTTGGCGTGGAGACCGACGATATCGTGCTCGAGCCGGGGCTGGCCGAACGGCTGCAGCGGGCAATGGCCGAGGCGGTACAACGCCAGGAGGCGCAGGGCAAGACGCCGGTGCTGCTGGTCCCGGCGCCGCTGCGCCAGGTGCTGGCGCGCTTCGTGCGTCACACCAGTCGTGCGGCGAAGGTGCTTTCGTACCAGGAGATACCGGGTAACCGGCAGGTGACCATAGAAGCCACCGTCGGCTGA
- the flhB gene encoding flagellar biosynthesis protein FlhB translates to MAEEDTGQERTEEATARRLERAREEGQVPRSRELATAAILLAGSGALLFSAPLIGDRFAALTRAAFDFGRDGISDPGVMAGMLGAATLTALGGLVPLFLLLLVAAVLGPAALGGWLFSSSSLAPKIERLDPVRGLQRMFSLHALVELVKGVAKVALVGSVAVLLLWSLRMQLFAIGAEAPGPAIAHALHLVGLSALVLSASTLLIAAVDVPFQLFDHARKLRMTTQQVRDEIKETEGRPEVKSRIRQVQRQLARSRMMAAVPSADVVITNPTHFAVALRYEAGHAVAPVLVAKGSDLIALKIREIAEAHAIPVVASPRLARAVYYTTEIDSQIPAGLYLAVAQVLAYVFHLRNYRRGKGPAPELPAELPVPEGMDRPRG, encoded by the coding sequence ATGGCCGAGGAAGACACAGGGCAGGAACGCACAGAGGAAGCCACGGCGCGCCGCCTCGAGCGCGCGCGCGAGGAGGGGCAGGTACCGCGCTCGCGCGAGCTGGCGACCGCGGCGATCCTGCTGGCGGGTTCCGGCGCGCTGCTGTTTTCCGCACCACTGATCGGCGATCGCTTCGCCGCGCTGACACGCGCCGCGTTCGACTTTGGTCGTGATGGGATCAGCGACCCCGGGGTGATGGCGGGAATGCTGGGTGCAGCGACACTGACGGCCCTGGGGGGGCTGGTACCGCTGTTCCTGCTGCTGCTGGTGGCCGCCGTACTCGGTCCCGCCGCGCTCGGGGGCTGGTTGTTCAGTTCGAGTTCGCTCGCGCCGAAAATCGAACGTCTCGATCCGGTGCGCGGACTGCAGCGCATGTTCTCGCTGCACGCGCTGGTCGAACTGGTCAAGGGTGTGGCGAAGGTGGCACTCGTCGGCAGCGTCGCGGTGCTGCTGCTGTGGTCATTGCGGATGCAGTTGTTCGCAATCGGTGCCGAGGCGCCTGGGCCGGCCATTGCGCATGCGCTGCACCTGGTCGGTCTGTCGGCGCTCGTGCTCAGCGCTTCGACGCTGTTGATTGCCGCGGTCGACGTGCCGTTCCAGTTGTTCGATCACGCACGCAAGCTCCGCATGACGACCCAGCAGGTGCGCGATGAGATCAAGGAGACGGAAGGCCGGCCGGAGGTCAAGAGCCGCATCCGGCAGGTGCAGCGCCAGCTTGCGCGCAGCCGCATGATGGCGGCGGTTCCGTCCGCCGACGTCGTGATCACGAACCCGACGCATTTCGCGGTGGCGCTGCGCTACGAGGCGGGGCATGCGGTGGCGCCGGTACTGGTGGCCAAGGGCAGTGATCTGATCGCGCTGAAGATCCGCGAGATCGCCGAGGCACACGCCATCCCGGTGGTGGCTTCGCCGCGGCTGGCACGCGCGGTCTACTACACCACCGAGATCGACAGCCAGATTCCCGCGGGCCTCTACCTCGCCGTCGCGCAGGTGCTGGCCTACGTGTTCCATCTGCGCAACTACCGGCGCGGCAAGGGACCCGCGCCCGAACTGCCAGCGGAGCTGCCCGTTCCCGAGGGCATGGATCGCCCGCGTGGCTGA